A portion of the Toxotes jaculatrix isolate fToxJac2 chromosome 16, fToxJac2.pri, whole genome shotgun sequence genome contains these proteins:
- the si:dkey-247m21.3 gene encoding 5-hydroxytryptamine receptor 4 isoform X2: MATASPQHSFDDVINPGEQQQEQQQQQQQEFLNSLETIVLTIFLSIIIIMTVFGNLLVMVALCKDRHLRKKKTNYFIVSLAFADLLVALVVMPFAAIELTTGQWRYGEIFCLVRTSLDVLLTTASILHLCCIALDRYYAICCQPLVYRHKMTPVRVAVMLSGCWLIPTFISFLPIMQSWNAIGIEDIIEERRALTGGSNDTSCVFLVNQPYALICSAVAFYVPLALMVLAYQRIYVTAMTHVRQIETLQRAGSAPVTGTAPVITVRSSTSSDPTEHYRLRTTMGSSSSEQAPIANSRMRVETKAAKTLAVIMGCFCLCWAPFFITNVVDPFIHYSVPWQLWTAWLWLGYINSGLNPFLYAFLNRAFRRAFLVILCCGDERYARQGSCSYRQTHRACSAASVNGTSMALSISGWRCLILTHLLPGGCWKSLR, from the exons ATGGCCACAGCATCACCTCAACA TTCGTTCGATGACGTAATAAATCCAGGAGAACAACAAcaggaacaacagcagcagcagcagcaagaatTCCTGAACTCACTGGAGACGATTGTTCTCACAatcttcctctccatcattaTTATCATGACAGTGTTTGGCAACCTGCTGGTCATGGTGGCGCTCTGCAAGGACAGACATCTACG gAAGAAAAAGACCAACTACTTCATTGTGTCACTGGCGTTTGCCGACTTACTGGTTGCGCTGGTTGTGATGCCCTTTGCAGCGATTGAGTTGACCACTGGCCAGTGGCGGTACGGAGAGATCTTCTGCCTCGTCCGAACATCTCTAGATGTCCTGTTAACTACAGCATCCATCTTGCACCTCTGCTGCATCGCACTGGacag GTATTATGCTATCTGCTGTCAGCCACTGGTCTACAGACACAAGATGACCCCGGTGAGAGTGGCAGTGATGCTCAGCGGCTGCTGGCTCATCCCCACATTCATCTCCTTCTTACCCATCATGCAAAGCTGGAATGCCATCGGTATCGAGGACATT ATTGAGGAGAGGCGAGCTTTAACAGGAGGCTCCAATGACACAAGCTGTGTGTTTCTGGTCAACCAGCCGTATGCCCTGATCTGTTCTGCTGTGGCTTTCTACGTCCCCTTGGCCCTCATGGTCCTGGCCTACCAGCGTATCTACGTCACTGCCATGACCCATGTACGACAGATTGAGACACTGCAGCGCGCAGGCTCTGCTCCCGTTACCGGGACTGCTCCGGTCATCACTGTCAGGTCCTCCACTTCCTCAGATCCCACAGAGCACTACCGTCTTAGGACAACAATGGGTTCCTCCTCTTCAGAGCAGGCTCCTATAGCGAACAGCCGCATGCGAGTTGAGACTAAGGCTGCAAAGACGCTGGCAGTAATAATGGGTTGTTTCTGCCTATGCTGGGCGCCGTTCTTCATCACCAACGTGGTGGACCCCTTCATTCATTACTCAGTGCCCTGGCAGCTGTGGACAGCCTGGCTGTGGCTTGGGTACATTAACTCAGGGTTGAACCCGTTCTTGTACGCCTTTCTGAACCGGGCGTTTCGGAGGGCGTTTCTGGTGATCCTCTGCTGCGGGGATGAGCGGTATGCACGGCAGGGGAGCTGCTCCTATAGACAAACCCACAGAGCGTGCTCTGCCGCGTCGGTCAACGGCACGTCTATGGCACtaag
- the si:dkey-247m21.3 gene encoding 5-hydroxytryptamine receptor 4 isoform X1 produces the protein MATASPQHSFDDVINPGEQQQEQQQQQQQEFLNSLETIVLTIFLSIIIIMTVFGNLLVMVALCKDRHLRKKKTNYFIVSLAFADLLVALVVMPFAAIELTTGQWRYGEIFCLVRTSLDVLLTTASILHLCCIALDRYYAICCQPLVYRHKMTPVRVAVMLSGCWLIPTFISFLPIMQSWNAIGIEDIIEERRALTGGSNDTSCVFLVNQPYALICSAVAFYVPLALMVLAYQRIYVTAMTHVRQIETLQRAGSAPVTGTAPVITVRSSTSSDPTEHYRLRTTMGSSSSEQAPIANSRMRVETKAAKTLAVIMGCFCLCWAPFFITNVVDPFIHYSVPWQLWTAWLWLGYINSGLNPFLYAFLNRAFRRAFLVILCCGDERYARQGSCSYRQTHRACSAASVNGTSMALRLSFLPNRSYSDNGRTILANEQESQDSLGPL, from the exons ATGGCCACAGCATCACCTCAACA TTCGTTCGATGACGTAATAAATCCAGGAGAACAACAAcaggaacaacagcagcagcagcagcaagaatTCCTGAACTCACTGGAGACGATTGTTCTCACAatcttcctctccatcattaTTATCATGACAGTGTTTGGCAACCTGCTGGTCATGGTGGCGCTCTGCAAGGACAGACATCTACG gAAGAAAAAGACCAACTACTTCATTGTGTCACTGGCGTTTGCCGACTTACTGGTTGCGCTGGTTGTGATGCCCTTTGCAGCGATTGAGTTGACCACTGGCCAGTGGCGGTACGGAGAGATCTTCTGCCTCGTCCGAACATCTCTAGATGTCCTGTTAACTACAGCATCCATCTTGCACCTCTGCTGCATCGCACTGGacag GTATTATGCTATCTGCTGTCAGCCACTGGTCTACAGACACAAGATGACCCCGGTGAGAGTGGCAGTGATGCTCAGCGGCTGCTGGCTCATCCCCACATTCATCTCCTTCTTACCCATCATGCAAAGCTGGAATGCCATCGGTATCGAGGACATT ATTGAGGAGAGGCGAGCTTTAACAGGAGGCTCCAATGACACAAGCTGTGTGTTTCTGGTCAACCAGCCGTATGCCCTGATCTGTTCTGCTGTGGCTTTCTACGTCCCCTTGGCCCTCATGGTCCTGGCCTACCAGCGTATCTACGTCACTGCCATGACCCATGTACGACAGATTGAGACACTGCAGCGCGCAGGCTCTGCTCCCGTTACCGGGACTGCTCCGGTCATCACTGTCAGGTCCTCCACTTCCTCAGATCCCACAGAGCACTACCGTCTTAGGACAACAATGGGTTCCTCCTCTTCAGAGCAGGCTCCTATAGCGAACAGCCGCATGCGAGTTGAGACTAAGGCTGCAAAGACGCTGGCAGTAATAATGGGTTGTTTCTGCCTATGCTGGGCGCCGTTCTTCATCACCAACGTGGTGGACCCCTTCATTCATTACTCAGTGCCCTGGCAGCTGTGGACAGCCTGGCTGTGGCTTGGGTACATTAACTCAGGGTTGAACCCGTTCTTGTACGCCTTTCTGAACCGGGCGTTTCGGAGGGCGTTTCTGGTGATCCTCTGCTGCGGGGATGAGCGGTATGCACGGCAGGGGAGCTGCTCCTATAGACAAACCCACAGAGCGTGCTCTGCCGCGTCGGTCAACGGCACGTCTATGGCACtaag